The following are encoded together in the Deinococcus soli (ex Cha et al. 2016) genome:
- a CDS encoding beta strand repeat-containing protein, producing MAVSVDEDFGDAPASYDPTAAASHVVGDLKLGSTIDADNTGTLNGGTAITPSPNAVAAGADNTGTNGDGVDEDAISTFPVLTTASSTYSLTVPISGASQPGQVCGWVDYNRNGAFEVGERACAAFAAGASSVTLNWTGLSGLTGGTNYVRLRASYDTTGVQTPTGRLDSGEVEDYRLTISPAADLIVTKTNSVTSVNSGETTTYTVRVTNNGPSTATGALLTDAVVSGLNVTSVACSGTPGQCTAGTTPTVAQLQAGYALPTLASGQFYEVTVTGTVTGTGGSLSNTAIVAAPSGITDPATANNSATDTDTINPPFVSTTPPVCSALPGNTGLGSNLVTDFSGGTFGVSSSDPTVASTGTKSPAAWPYLSTNIPNYTYIQVSPNSPNDGFVSLVNRLSTPRIFNVWSSTLTPITVNSSGAASDDSATGRFLLVNGANPGNAVLVSTISGLTLNTNYQVTGLFANLFDNGATGALLPNVDIYVNGVSYYKTGNIPQDQVAKWRRSGFVFNSGASTSVTFSLVNNVSSGNGNDFAFDQLNVNQCQGNWVNTFSGYLYGDLNTSSTFQNPSEPQLPAGVTVDLRYIDANGNTVTVAKTTTGVGADTGKYVFTNVPPPPTGFTYFVHVENGTTAGETNTVPAGYTLTTPNDIALPGTPNYTSGTNAAPDFGFRSTADLSITKTDGMTSVNAGGTTTYTIRVTNLGPNPTTAILTDAAVSGLNVTAVSCSATPGRCTAGTTPTISQLQAGYGLPILASGETYELTVTATVTATSGSVANTATVTAPAGTVDGTNTNNSATDTDTVTPVADLSVTKTDSVSSVNASGTTTYTIRVTNAGPSSVTGATLTDAAVAGLTVTSVTCSNTPGQCSAAPTVTQLQAGYALPALASGQFFEIRVTGTVTATGGTLANTATVTAPSGTTDPTAGNNSATDTDTVTPVTDVAVSKAVNVVAAGPGGTVTYTIRAWNNGPSPAGSATLTDTVSASLTGVTWTCAGTGGASCSAASGSGNAISLTVNLGTDTGSVTTADTRYVTLTVTGTLVSSATGTLGNTASVSDASDSTPANNSASVSTRIVDAVNDTGSVTFNQGATFTILANDTVGGAAATTTNATLPTIVTNGGLTGLSVNASGQLVLAASALNLPGTYTVTYQICDATLTSACDTATIAITVTPAAADLAITKAQRAGTGGTFQTTALSVVQGGAVQYQIVVTNNGPSAVTNATFTDAVPANLTGLSVVSATGTGTTCTASFTGGTLNGTFSGASGTSCTVTIQGTATTTGTFTNTATVTAPSGITDATTGNNTASVNTTVTPAADLAIDKSAPVAVGSGRAVSYTIRVWNNGPSSVTGATVTDSLPSGFTVTGISCAATGTATCGTQTFTASSVTITTGTLSLDTNAANATPDGNFLTYTLTGTAPASGTLSNTASVAAPAGTTDLPSGNNSSAAAVTRVIDAVNDTTVNLAFGTGGTVTVLGNDTVGGAAATTANVAVTVQNAGGITGLTVNGSGQLVVPAATPAGSYTVTYQICDATLTTACDAATVTVDVGAASADVIITKTGPAFAKPGETISYTLTVTNAGPNAATAVTVSDTLPTGLTYVSSAPAATVSGQTLSWTLGTLAASASQTITVTATAPSEATLLSTPATRTLTNTASVSSATTDPTPANNTATAVTQMVAAKLTKSVRNVTQNTTFGTSGGGLPGEVLEYCIAFENIGGAPLPNFVVTDHVPGTTNAQAGGYDAEEASAATGFGVKLTRGTTTPTTSYFTSAADADTGALSSSGGTFGRGTMTVNLGALAVGDQGSVCFRTAIR from the coding sequence ATGGCCGTCAGCGTCGACGAGGACTTCGGTGACGCGCCGGCCAGTTACGATCCCACGGCGGCTGCCAGCCACGTGGTCGGGGACCTGAAACTGGGCAGCACCATCGACGCGGACAACACCGGCACCCTGAACGGCGGCACGGCGATCACGCCCAGCCCCAACGCGGTAGCCGCGGGAGCCGACAACACCGGCACGAACGGCGACGGTGTGGACGAGGACGCCATCAGCACCTTCCCGGTCTTGACGACCGCAAGTAGCACCTACAGCCTGACCGTGCCCATCAGCGGCGCAAGTCAGCCCGGCCAGGTGTGCGGATGGGTGGATTACAACCGCAACGGGGCCTTCGAGGTCGGGGAGCGCGCCTGCGCGGCTTTTGCTGCCGGTGCGTCCAGTGTGACACTGAACTGGACGGGCCTGAGTGGCTTGACTGGCGGCACGAACTACGTTCGGCTGCGCGCCAGCTACGACACGACCGGTGTGCAGACCCCAACCGGCCGACTGGACAGCGGTGAGGTCGAGGATTACCGCCTGACGATCTCACCTGCGGCCGATCTGATCGTCACCAAGACCAACAGCGTGACCAGCGTCAACTCTGGTGAGACGACGACCTACACGGTTCGGGTCACGAACAACGGCCCGAGCACCGCCACGGGCGCACTCCTGACGGACGCGGTGGTCAGTGGGCTGAACGTCACCAGTGTGGCCTGTTCGGGCACCCCGGGGCAGTGCACGGCGGGGACCACGCCGACTGTCGCGCAGCTCCAGGCCGGGTACGCCCTGCCGACCCTGGCCAGTGGCCAGTTCTACGAAGTGACGGTGACGGGCACGGTGACCGGGACTGGCGGTTCCCTGAGCAACACCGCGATTGTCGCTGCGCCCAGTGGTATCACGGACCCAGCCACTGCCAACAACAGTGCCACTGATACGGACACCATCAACCCGCCGTTCGTCTCTACCACGCCCCCCGTGTGTTCTGCACTGCCCGGCAATACCGGCCTGGGCAGCAACCTCGTGACGGACTTTAGTGGCGGCACCTTCGGGGTGAGCAGCAGCGATCCGACCGTGGCCAGCACCGGTACGAAATCCCCGGCAGCGTGGCCGTACCTGAGTACCAACATCCCCAACTACACCTACATTCAGGTCAGCCCGAACAGCCCGAACGACGGCTTCGTCTCGCTGGTCAACCGCCTGAGCACCCCGAGAATCTTCAACGTCTGGAGTTCCACCCTGACCCCCATCACTGTCAACAGCAGCGGGGCGGCGTCTGACGACTCGGCCACCGGACGCTTCCTGCTCGTGAACGGCGCGAACCCCGGCAACGCGGTACTCGTCTCGACCATCAGTGGCCTCACACTGAACACCAACTATCAGGTCACTGGCCTGTTCGCCAACCTCTTCGACAACGGCGCGACCGGCGCACTGCTGCCCAACGTCGACATTTATGTCAACGGCGTGTCGTACTACAAGACTGGCAACATCCCGCAGGACCAGGTGGCCAAATGGCGCCGCTCGGGTTTCGTCTTCAACTCCGGCGCTTCCACCTCCGTGACCTTCAGCCTCGTGAACAACGTCTCTTCCGGCAACGGCAACGACTTCGCCTTCGACCAGCTGAACGTCAACCAGTGTCAGGGGAACTGGGTAAACACGTTCAGCGGCTACCTGTACGGCGACCTGAATACCAGCAGCACCTTCCAGAACCCCAGCGAACCCCAGCTCCCGGCCGGCGTGACCGTGGACCTCAGGTACATCGACGCGAACGGCAACACTGTTACCGTCGCCAAGACCACCACGGGCGTCGGGGCGGACACCGGGAAGTACGTCTTCACGAACGTTCCCCCACCCCCGACCGGTTTCACGTACTTCGTGCACGTCGAGAACGGCACCACAGCCGGAGAGACAAACACCGTACCTGCCGGATATACACTGACCACCCCCAACGACATCGCCCTGCCCGGTACCCCCAACTATACGAGCGGCACGAACGCTGCTCCTGACTTCGGCTTCCGCAGCACCGCCGATCTGAGCATCACCAAGACCGATGGTATGACCAGCGTGAACGCCGGCGGCACCACGACCTACACCATCCGTGTGACCAACCTGGGCCCGAACCCCACCACTGCAATCCTGACTGACGCGGCCGTCAGTGGCCTGAACGTCACGGCAGTCAGCTGCTCAGCCACCCCGGGCCGCTGCACGGCCGGCACCACGCCGACGATCAGCCAGCTGCAGGCGGGTTACGGTCTGCCCATCCTGGCCAGCGGGGAGACCTATGAGCTGACCGTCACGGCCACCGTCACGGCCACCAGTGGGAGCGTCGCCAACACTGCCACCGTCACGGCGCCGGCCGGAACGGTCGACGGCACGAACACGAACAACTCGGCCACCGATACCGACACCGTGACGCCGGTCGCGGACCTGAGCGTCACCAAGACCGACAGTGTCTCCAGCGTCAACGCCAGTGGGACGACCACGTACACCATCCGCGTCACCAACGCCGGGCCCAGCAGCGTCACCGGCGCCACCCTCACCGACGCCGCCGTTGCGGGCCTGACGGTGACCAGCGTGACCTGTTCCAACACGCCTGGTCAATGCAGCGCTGCGCCCACGGTCACGCAACTCCAGGCCGGATACGCCCTGCCTGCCTTAGCCAGCGGACAGTTCTTCGAGATTCGCGTGACGGGCACCGTCACCGCCACCGGCGGCACTCTTGCCAACACCGCTACTGTCACCGCGCCGTCTGGCACCACCGACCCCACCGCCGGCAACAACAGTGCCACCGATACCGATACTGTCACGCCCGTCACGGACGTCGCCGTGAGCAAGGCCGTGAACGTCGTGGCGGCGGGACCCGGCGGGACCGTCACGTACACCATCCGCGCGTGGAACAACGGCCCGAGCCCGGCAGGCAGCGCTACGCTGACCGACACGGTGTCCGCCAGCCTGACGGGGGTGACGTGGACGTGCGCCGGGACGGGCGGCGCGAGCTGCAGCGCGGCCAGCGGCAGCGGCAACGCCATCAGCTTGACCGTGAACCTGGGGACCGACACGGGGTCCGTCACGACGGCCGACACCCGCTACGTGACGCTGACCGTCACGGGCACCCTGGTTAGCAGCGCGACCGGGACGCTCGGGAACACCGCGAGCGTGTCGGACGCGAGCGACAGCACGCCCGCGAACAATTCGGCCAGCGTCAGCACCCGCATCGTGGACGCCGTGAACGACACGGGGTCCGTGACCTTCAACCAGGGCGCCACCTTCACCATCCTGGCCAACGACACGGTCGGCGGCGCGGCCGCCACCACCACGAACGCCACGCTCCCCACCATCGTCACCAACGGTGGCCTGACCGGCCTCAGTGTGAACGCCAGCGGGCAGCTGGTCCTCGCGGCCTCCGCCCTGAACCTGCCCGGCACGTACACCGTCACGTACCAGATCTGCGACGCGACCCTCACCAGTGCGTGCGACACCGCCACCATCGCCATCACCGTCACGCCCGCCGCGGCCGACCTGGCGATCACGAAAGCGCAGCGTGCCGGCACGGGGGGCACCTTCCAGACCACCGCACTGAGCGTGGTGCAGGGCGGGGCCGTGCAGTACCAGATCGTCGTGACGAACAACGGCCCGAGCGCCGTGACGAACGCGACCTTCACGGACGCCGTCCCGGCCAACCTGACGGGCCTGAGCGTCGTGAGCGCAACCGGGACCGGCACGACCTGCACCGCTTCCTTCACGGGGGGCACTCTGAACGGGACCTTCAGCGGGGCGAGTGGGACGAGCTGCACGGTGACGATCCAGGGCACCGCGACGACGACCGGGACGTTCACGAACACCGCGACGGTGACGGCGCCCTCGGGCATCACGGACGCGACGACCGGGAACAACACCGCCAGCGTGAACACCACCGTCACCCCCGCCGCCGACCTGGCGATCGACAAGAGTGCGCCGGTCGCGGTGGGCAGCGGCCGCGCGGTCAGCTACACCATCCGCGTGTGGAACAACGGCCCCAGCAGCGTCACGGGCGCCACCGTCACGGACAGCCTGCCCAGCGGGTTCACCGTGACCGGCATCAGCTGCGCCGCGACCGGCACCGCCACCTGCGGGACCCAGACCTTCACCGCCAGCAGCGTCACGATCACGACCGGTACGCTGAGCCTGGACACGAACGCGGCGAACGCCACGCCGGACGGGAACTTCCTGACGTACACCCTGACCGGCACCGCGCCCGCCAGCGGCACGCTGAGCAACACCGCCAGCGTCGCCGCGCCCGCCGGGACGACCGACCTGCCGTCCGGGAACAACAGCAGTGCTGCCGCCGTCACCCGCGTCATCGACGCCGTGAACGACACCACCGTGAACCTCGCCTTCGGGACGGGCGGCACCGTGACCGTCCTGGGCAACGACACGGTCGGCGGCGCGGCGGCCACCACGGCGAACGTCGCCGTGACCGTGCAGAACGCCGGTGGGATCACCGGCCTGACCGTGAACGGCAGCGGGCAACTGGTCGTGCCCGCCGCGACGCCCGCCGGGTCGTACACCGTCACGTATCAGATCTGCGACGCGACCCTCACGACCGCCTGCGACGCGGCCACCGTGACGGTCGACGTGGGTGCGGCCTCTGCCGACGTGATCATCACGAAGACCGGACCGGCCTTCGCGAAGCCCGGCGAGACCATCTCGTACACCCTGACCGTCACGAACGCCGGTCCGAATGCCGCGACGGCCGTCACCGTGAGTGACACGCTGCCCACGGGCCTCACGTACGTGAGCAGCGCGCCCGCCGCGACGGTCAGCGGCCAGACGCTCAGCTGGACGCTGGGCACCCTGGCGGCCAGCGCCTCGCAGACCATCACCGTGACCGCCACCGCCCCAAGTGAGGCGACGCTGCTGAGCACGCCTGCCACGCGGACCCTGACGAACACCGCGTCCGTCAGCAGCGCCACCACCGATCCCACCCCCGCGAACAACACCGCCACTGCCGTCACGCAGATGGTCGCGGCGAAACTCACCAAGTCCGTGCGCAACGTCACGCAGAACACCACCTTCGGCACGTCCGGCGGCGGCCTCCCCGGCGAGGTCCTCGAGTACTGCATCGCCTTCGAGAACATCGGCGGCGCGCCCCTGCCGAACTTCGTGGTGACCGACCACGTGCCCGGCACCACGAACGCCCAAGCCGGCGGGTACGACGCGGAGGAAGCGAGTGCGGCGACGGGCTTCGGCGTGAAACTCACGCGCGGGACGACCACGCCGACCACCTCGTACTTCACGAGCGCGGCCGACGCGGACACCGGCGCGCTGAGCAGCAGTGGCGGGACGTTCGGGCGCGGCACGATGACCGTGAACCTGGGCGCCCTGGCCGTGGGTGATCAGGGCAGCGTGTGTTTCCGCACCGCCATCCGCTGA